Part of the Thermomicrobiales bacterium genome, AAGGATGGCACGGATTCTGGTATGTACCCATATACCGCACCTGTTAGGCGGTGCGGAGGGTAGGAGGATACGTGATGCGAATCCTGCTCGTCGAAGACGACCCAGCCATCCGATCCGTCCTCCGTGAGTTCCTGTCAGAGGAGGGCTTTGAGGTTCGTGGTGTCGCAGACGGGCGCGCGGGAATCCACGCCGCGCGAACAATTCAGCCCGACCTGATCGTCATGGATCTGATGCTTCCCATTCTGGACGGAGTATCTGCGACCAGGCAATTGAAGAACGACCCTGTGACGCGCGACATCCCGATCATCGCGGTGTCGGCTGCGTGCCAGGCGCGTCCACGCACACGAGAGTTTCCGGCCGACGACTTCGTGCGAAAACCATTCGAGCTGGAAGCGTTGTTGGCGACGATCTCCGAGAATCTCAATCATTCGTCGCATCTGTCGACGTGACAGCGCAGCGTCTGCGTACGTCGCTCCAGCTTGTCAAGCGTCGTCAAAGCTGAGTGTCGTCGTGAGTCCGGGAGTGCCCACGATCGCTCCGGGATACTCCTGGCTCGCGACTGCGGCAACTGACGCCGGGTCCGCCACTGCCGGACTGAGATGTGTCAGCCAGAGCGCGCGGACTTCTGCGTCGGCTGCCAGACGCGCAGCCTGACGCGCCGTCATGTGACCGCGCTGGCGGGCGCGCTCGGTCAGGTCATCATCGGCGTACATCGCCTCGCAGACGAGCAAGTCGCTGTCGGCGACAAACGGCGTCAGCTCGTCAAAGATCGCGGTGTCGGTCACGAGCGAAAGACCCAGACCACGCCG contains:
- a CDS encoding response regulator, producing MRILLVEDDPAIRSVLREFLSEEGFEVRGVADGRAGIHAARTIQPDLIVMDLMLPILDGVSATRQLKNDPVTRDIPIIAVSAACQARPRTREFPADDFVRKPFELEALLATISENLNHSSHLST